DNA from Rubripirellula lacrimiformis:
TAATTTTCGAAATTCCGAGAAAATCACCGGTCCTTATTGAGATATTCATGGTTGATCGCCAGCCTGCAATCGTCGGATCGCTGCGGCTGCCAAAGCATCGCTAGGGTCAATCCGAAGTGCCTCTGCATAGTGTTTCAGTGCTAGCGAGATTTCGCCTCGCTGTTCCATCAATTCCGCCAATGTGCGATCCACTTCGACGAGATTGGGATCCAGTTGCTTGGCAATCTGCAGTTGCTCGATCGCTTGCTCCGTGCGATTGGTCATCAGATAGGCACCGGCCAGGTTGTAGCGGGGCACCGGGCTATCCGGTTCGCGCTGGATCGACCGAGTCAGCCACTGGATACTGATTTCGAAATCACCGGCCTGGGCAGCCGCCACCCCCATATTGGCAAGGGCATTGGCATCCAGACTCTGTTTTTGGTGGATCGGAGCGTTTGCCAGGACCAGCCCGATCGCGGTTGCGGCCAACGCGGTCCATCGCTTGGGCTGGGGCCAGGTGCCGATGTGGCGAATTTGTGCCAGACCTGCTGCAGCGATCGGCAGCATCAGCGGGACCAACGGCAGACGGTACCGGCCCAGGATAAAGAACATTGCCACCGCCGCGACCATGGACGCGATCAGCATCGCCAACAGGCCAATCTTTTCCCGTCGCCAGGGGATCGTGAAAAGTCCAAAAATCGCAAGCGGGAACAGGGTTCCAAAGTGCCAGAATGTCCCCAGCACGCGCAGCGGGGCGGATGTCGCTTGATGCAACGAATAACTTTCGACATCCGGGACTTCGTAGGCGTTGATCACCATCGCAGTCTTCAGCAGCATCAGCTTGATCCACCGACCAGGCGACTGGCGAATGTCGGCCCAGGCCTTGGCGAACCAGAATCGTGACACCTGACGCGGAGTCAATTCGTGGCCGGTTGCTTGTTCGGCAAGGTTTTCGGCATCGGCGCGTTCGTATTCAGGCGTTTCGTGCCCGGGGATCAACGCCACGTAGATACCGTTGGCGCTGGACGAATTGCCGATATAGAAGTTGGGGCCGGATTGGAATGTCGTCGGCGACCATTCGCCACCTAGCGACGCGTTGCGAGCGGCGACCGGCAGCAAGACCAGGCTGAGCCCGACCAGGTAAGAAAGCAGCACGGGCCATGTTTTAGGCGGCCCGCTATCGGCCGCTGTGTGATCGGTTGGATTGTCGGAATTGCCAAGCCAGCCCTCGGACCTAGGCAACGCAAACAGGATCCAGAGCGGGAACAGTGGGATCCAAAGCAGCGAGTTTTCCCGCGTCAAAACCAGCAGGCCCAAGACAACGCCTAGCAGCAAACTGGTGCCGAGCCGCGGTCGGCGCTG
Protein-coding regions in this window:
- a CDS encoding tetratricopeptide repeat protein, with the translated sequence MSKRSAKGRSNGGPEDTPPDSVVFATGRSTRNLSAIWWAGIAVACVLGFGLRLWHFVEASQLPTAGQLLGDALGYVQWSQQIAAGDWYGQQTFYQAPLYPYFLAIVSVVLGASVASFQITQCLLDVASIAFIGVATRNWFGRRSGWIAAFGYAIYSPAIYYCLLIQKAGLAAFLLTLLLFLASNLQRRPRLGTSLLLGVVLGLLVLTRENSLLWIPLFPLWILFALPRSEGWLGNSDNPTDHTAADSGPPKTWPVLLSYLVGLSLVLLPVAARNASLGGEWSPTTFQSGPNFYIGNSSSANGIYVALIPGHETPEYERADAENLAEQATGHELTPRQVSRFWFAKAWADIRQSPGRWIKLMLLKTAMVINAYEVPDVESYSLHQATSAPLRVLGTFWHFGTLFPLAIFGLFTIPWRREKIGLLAMLIASMVAAVAMFFILGRYRLPLVPLMLPIAAAGLAQIRHIGTWPQPKRWTALAATAIGLVLANAPIHQKQSLDANALANMGVAAAQAGDFEISIQWLTRSIQREPDSPVPRYNLAGAYLMTNRTEQAIEQLQIAKQLDPNLVEVDRTLAELMEQRGEISLALKHYAEALRIDPSDALAAAAIRRLQAGDQP